Proteins from a genomic interval of Veillonellaceae bacterium:
- a CDS encoding homoserine dehydrogenase, whose protein sequence is MDDKIINVALLGFGTVGSGVVKILNSNGDKIAPKIGAALNVKTVLVRNPQKVRDIEFSGNITTDYEQIINDPEIDIIVEVMGGENPTKDYILRALRAGKHVVTANKDVVAKYGKELFEAAEESNVDLMFEASVGGGIPIIRPLKQCLAANEISEVMGIVNGTTNYMLTKMTNEKMDFADVLAEAQAKGYAEADPTADVGGFDAARKLAILSSIAFGTRVALDDVYVEGITKISKQDIEYATELGYVIKLLAIGREDENGIDVRVHPAFIPSDHPLATVNDVFNAIYVRGNAVGETMFYGRGAGQMPTASAITADIIDVARNMMHNVNGRILCTCFDEKKLCNIKQTKSPYYIRILVDDKPGVLAAIAGAFGAQQVSLNSVIQKRKVNNCAEIVLITYYVSEANIRLAIDTIKGMSVVNEVKNIIRVVS, encoded by the coding sequence ATGGATGATAAAATAATAAATGTAGCATTATTAGGATTTGGAACCGTAGGCTCAGGTGTGGTGAAGATCTTAAATTCCAACGGCGATAAGATTGCACCCAAAATCGGAGCGGCCCTCAATGTAAAAACTGTTTTAGTGCGTAATCCTCAAAAGGTTAGAGATATTGAATTTAGCGGCAATATTACTACAGATTACGAGCAAATAATAAACGACCCGGAGATTGATATAATAGTTGAAGTTATGGGCGGTGAAAACCCAACCAAAGATTATATATTAAGAGCCCTCCGCGCGGGAAAGCATGTTGTTACTGCTAATAAAGACGTTGTCGCTAAGTATGGCAAGGAGTTATTTGAAGCTGCTGAGGAATCAAATGTCGACCTAATGTTTGAAGCCAGCGTTGGGGGCGGTATTCCGATTATCAGACCCTTAAAACAGTGCTTAGCGGCTAATGAAATATCTGAAGTAATGGGTATCGTAAATGGGACTACTAACTATATGCTTACTAAAATGACCAACGAAAAAATGGATTTTGCTGATGTACTGGCCGAAGCACAGGCGAAAGGTTATGCTGAGGCTGATCCCACCGCCGATGTCGGTGGTTTCGATGCAGCTCGCAAGTTAGCGATATTATCTTCAATTGCGTTTGGAACCAGAGTGGCGCTCGACGATGTATATGTCGAGGGGATTACTAAGATTTCTAAACAAGATATTGAATATGCCACTGAGCTTGGCTATGTGATTAAATTATTAGCGATTGGTCGAGAAGATGAAAATGGCATAGACGTCCGTGTTCATCCAGCGTTTATTCCTTCTGATCATCCGCTAGCAACAGTCAATGACGTATTTAATGCTATCTATGTTCGCGGTAACGCAGTCGGTGAAACAATGTTTTACGGCCGAGGCGCAGGACAAATGCCGACAGCTAGCGCAATTACGGCTGATATTATTGACGTTGCCCGCAATATGATGCATAACGTCAATGGACGCATCCTTTGCACTTGTTTTGACGAGAAAAAATTATGCAATATCAAGCAAACGAAATCACCTTACTATATAAGAATTTTAGTAGACGACAAACCAGGTGTCTTGGCAGCGATTGCTGGTGCGTTTGGCGCTCAGCAAGTTAGCTTGAACTCTGTCATCCAAAAACGTAAAGTAAATAATTGCGCTGAAATCGTCCTTATAACGTACTATGTTTCAGAAGCTAATATTAGATTAGCCATTGACACAATAAAGGGTATGTCGGTAGTTAACGAAGTTAAAAACATTATTAGAGTGGTATCATAA
- a CDS encoding ACT domain-containing protein, with product MPNNKAGVYYLVREEILPEAIKKTIKVKDLLKRGEVATINEAVEKMELSRSAYYKYKDYVFPFYEASREKIVTLAVLLEHRSGVLSRVLNTIAADNGSVMTINQGIPLQGVANATISIETAELDIDLEALLDKLRLVDGVKRLEVLGQA from the coding sequence ATGCCTAATAATAAGGCTGGCGTATATTATTTAGTTAGAGAAGAAATTTTACCTGAGGCTATTAAGAAGACGATAAAGGTTAAAGACTTACTTAAAAGAGGCGAAGTTGCAACAATTAACGAGGCTGTCGAAAAAATGGAGCTTAGCCGTAGTGCATATTACAAATATAAGGATTATGTCTTTCCCTTTTATGAGGCTAGCCGTGAAAAAATTGTAACATTGGCGGTATTGCTTGAACATCGATCAGGTGTATTATCCCGTGTGTTAAATACTATTGCTGCCGACAACGGTAGTGTTATGACAATTAATCAAGGCATACCCCTTCAAGGCGTGGCTAATGCAACAATATCGATAGAAACGGCTGAACTTGATATAGATTTAGAGGCTTTACTTGACAAATTGAGATTGGTAGATGGTGTTAAGCGACTAGAGGTCCTAGGCCAAGCTTAG
- a CDS encoding homoserine kinase encodes MKAHISVPGTTANCGPGFDSVGIACTIYNYIDLELCEDSKCCNIVVSGEGEEIIPTDDRNIAVKAVRTVLERVNCLNYGINLKMVNNIPLSRGLGSSAAAIVGGLVAANEATGNLLSRQEIFEMATALEGHPDNVAPAIFGGITISVTRDSKPHCLRFVPHQELLMVVAVPEFTLSTHKARQVLPASVPLKDAVFNVGRTGMLIGALCSGQFDHLCYALDDKLHQPYRQSLIPGTKEVFEAALNFGAYGATISGAGPCIMAYTDKDPDKIGVAMVAAFAQKDIQARYITLTIDQSGAAACQENHS; translated from the coding sequence ATGAAAGCACATATCAGTGTTCCAGGAACTACCGCCAATTGTGGTCCTGGCTTTGATTCAGTGGGAATTGCCTGTACAATATACAATTATATTGACCTTGAGTTGTGTGAAGATAGCAAATGCTGTAACATCGTTGTATCTGGTGAAGGTGAAGAAATTATTCCAACTGATGACCGCAATATTGCTGTTAAAGCCGTACGCACTGTGCTGGAGCGGGTAAATTGCCTTAATTATGGCATAAACCTGAAAATGGTTAATAATATTCCGTTGTCACGTGGACTTGGCAGTAGTGCTGCTGCCATTGTCGGTGGTCTTGTCGCTGCCAATGAGGCTACCGGAAATCTGTTGAGCCGACAGGAGATTTTTGAAATGGCGACTGCTCTTGAAGGTCATCCTGATAACGTTGCTCCCGCTATTTTCGGAGGTATCACTATAAGTGTAACTAGAGATAGTAAGCCGCACTGCTTACGCTTTGTCCCACATCAAGAATTGTTAATGGTAGTTGCCGTGCCGGAGTTTACATTATCTACTCATAAAGCCCGTCAAGTATTGCCAGCTTCGGTACCTTTAAAAGATGCCGTCTTTAATGTTGGTCGAACCGGTATGCTCATTGGTGCCTTGTGCAGTGGTCAATTTGATCATTTATGCTATGCACTCGATGATAAATTACACCAGCCATATCGTCAGAGCCTTATCCCAGGAACGAAAGAAGTGTTTGAAGCCGCCCTTAATTTCGGTGCGTATGGAGCGACAATAAGTGGTGCTGGACCCTGTATAATGGCGTATACTGACAAAGATCCTGATAAAATCGGTGTAGCAATGGTTGCAGCCTTTGCTCAAAAAGACATCCAGGCTAGATATATCACCTTAACTATTGACCAAAGTGGAGCAGCAGCGTGTCAAGAAAATCATAGTTGA
- a CDS encoding EamA family transporter: MLMYVFSIILIVLSNILYNVCQKSTPESVNPFTALLVTYFTAAMLTAIAFLVNSADKTLLQSVKELNWTSLALGVSIVGLEFGYLMAYRSGWNISVGSLVANILLAIMLIPVGIIFYKEGFGFNKLFGVVFCLIGLFLINKN, encoded by the coding sequence ATTCTTATGTATGTGTTTTCTATTATTCTTATAGTTTTATCAAATATTCTATACAATGTTTGCCAAAAATCAACTCCGGAGAGTGTAAATCCATTTACTGCACTGCTTGTTACCTACTTTACAGCTGCAATGTTGACTGCTATTGCTTTTTTGGTGAATTCTGCTGATAAAACACTTTTGCAGTCTGTAAAAGAGCTGAATTGGACAAGCTTGGCTTTAGGCGTTTCAATTGTCGGTCTTGAGTTTGGATATTTGATGGCATATCGCTCAGGATGGAATATAAGCGTAGGGTCTTTAGTGGCGAATATTTTATTAGCAATTATGTTAATTCCAGTTGGGATTATTTTTTATAAAGAAGGGTTTGGATTTAATAAATTATTTGGGGTAGTATTTTGTTTAATTGGATTATTTCTGATAAATAAAAATTAA
- a CDS encoding zinc ABC transporter substrate-binding protein, whose protein sequence is MKILQFGIISLLLISLGLAGCSNQSTPIQSPNDRINIVTTIYPLYEFTRQVGGDKVQVDMLISPGVEPHDWEPSAQDLIRIKSSKLFVYHGAGLEAVDKLLAKEVLGGVKSVEVSKGLISHTAEKDEHQHQNDVHTWLDPILAKHELKVITKALCEVDPANKEYYERNADRFAKELDQLDNDYKTVLANVKRRDIITSHAAFGYLANRYNLKQTGIMGLSPDSEPTPERMAQVVKFCRENQVKYIFFETLLGQKLAETIANETGAGLLVLNPLENLTEQEFKEGKNYIIIMRENLVNLEKALNN, encoded by the coding sequence ATGAAAATTCTACAGTTTGGAATTATTTCGCTGCTTTTGATAAGTTTAGGGTTAGCTGGTTGCAGTAACCAAAGTACGCCTATACAATCTCCAAATGATAGAATTAATATTGTTACAACTATTTATCCTCTTTACGAGTTCACCCGTCAGGTTGGCGGTGATAAGGTGCAAGTCGATATGCTTATTTCACCGGGCGTAGAACCCCATGACTGGGAGCCATCGGCTCAAGATTTAATCAGAATTAAGTCTTCTAAATTGTTTGTATATCATGGGGCTGGGTTGGAAGCAGTCGATAAACTATTGGCTAAAGAAGTGTTAGGCGGAGTTAAGTCAGTTGAGGTTAGTAAGGGTTTAATTAGTCATACTGCAGAAAAAGATGAACATCAGCATCAAAACGATGTACATACTTGGCTGGATCCGATTCTTGCTAAGCATGAATTAAAGGTCATTACTAAAGCACTTTGTGAAGTTGATCCTGCTAACAAAGAATATTATGAGCGAAATGCTGACCGTTTCGCAAAAGAACTCGACCAACTTGATAACGACTATAAAACTGTGCTTGCCAATGTTAAGCGCCGAGATATCATAACAAGCCACGCTGCTTTCGGTTATTTGGCAAACCGATATAATCTAAAACAGACTGGGATTATGGGCTTATCACCAGACTCAGAGCCAACTCCTGAAAGAATGGCCCAAGTTGTAAAGTTTTGTAGGGAAAACCAAGTTAAATACATTTTTTTTGAGACACTCCTAGGTCAAAAATTAGCTGAAACAATTGCAAATGAAACAGGGGCTGGCTTGTTGGTCTTAAATCCCCTTGAAAACCTGACAGAGCAGGAGTTTAAGGAAGGCAAAAACTATATAATAATAATGCGGGAGAATCTCGTTAATTTAGAGAAAGCGCTAAATAATTGA
- a CDS encoding transcriptional repressor — protein MERVITILRRNGYKITPQRRAVIEALIKSGQFTTAHKVLAYVKTSLPDMSLDTIYRNLSLLVKLDIVYEIKTRGREGNLFEIVSGEKHDHHHHLVCLTCGKAECLDFCPIKNEDLVQAEKSGFKITSHAFEFYGYCRKCRAAM, from the coding sequence ATGGAAAGGGTTATTACCATTTTACGCCGTAATGGCTATAAGATAACGCCGCAACGCAGAGCAGTTATTGAGGCACTTATTAAAAGCGGTCAATTTACTACAGCGCATAAAGTGCTAGCCTATGTAAAAACAAGCCTTCCTGATATGAGTCTAGATACTATTTATCGAAATCTAAGCTTGCTAGTAAAACTTGATATAGTATATGAAATAAAAACTAGGGGGCGTGAGGGCAATCTGTTCGAAATTGTTAGTGGGGAGAAACATGATCATCATCATCATTTAGTTTGTTTAACCTGCGGCAAGGCTGAATGCTTAGACTTTTGTCCAATCAAGAATGAAGACTTGGTGCAAGCTGAGAAAAGCGGCTTTAAAATAACTTCGCATGCTTTTGAATTTTACGGATACTGCCGTAAATGTCGCGCTGCAATGTAA